From Arachis stenosperma cultivar V10309 chromosome 2, arast.V10309.gnm1.PFL2, whole genome shotgun sequence, one genomic window encodes:
- the LOC130959458 gene encoding putative disease resistance protein At3g14460, which produces MAAALVGGALLSAALQVLFDRLASKKMLDFIKEKNLSRNSVENLEIKLLSVSKVLSDAEKKQIHDPEVKKWVNRLKDVAFDADDILDEIATEAEKASNSGTVPKKLFPISFNSYYRDLENRLEEILKRLGFIVAEKDNLGLVEGNVDMVSQIVPTTSLVDEVFGREMDKKVIMELLLEEDDSSGSKIGVIPIVGIGGVGKTTLAQLVYNDNKVEEHFGLKAWIDVSQQFDVFHVTKMILAVTGLYNYDLDDLNLLQVKLKEKLLKKRFLIVLDGVWNAKPDDWELFCRPLQIGDQGSKIIVTTRHETVALKVGTVETYFLKELGDEDCLRVFAKHALLSRSANQDQNIHVLSGEIAKKCRGLPLAAKALGGLLRSIPSVDDWYKILKREIWQFSNEELGIIPALKLSYYYLPSHLKRCFAYCSIFPKGYIYDKEQIILLWMAENFIETPNQGLTMEEVGDQYFNELVSRSFFQKSSFHKSQFMMHDLINDLARDVFGEFCSKLEDKFSPPVMEKTRHISFLRDNYDLDLVEDLKMAKRLRTFLSLNLLWPFLASTSQEVPVDHLTVLTCLRVLSLNDCYEIKRLSKSIGNLIHLRYLDVSRTSITKLPESVCTLYNLQTLKAAKCASLRKLPKNLRRLVNLRYLDIRGTPLQQMPKKISKLVNLKMLSTFVVGKNKGSTIQELKEISKLHGSLSINKLQNVAGSADASNAKLVDKEFLEELKLNWDGTTGLKDSQEEINLLNNLRPHENLKKLSLHYYRGTRFPNWLGNHSFHSLTSMSLNCCRYCNSLPPLGQLPSLKVLEILQFDELVTIGNEFYGSSALKPFPSLEILKFICLPAWTKWHSLRDKSFPCLYELHIENCPSLSDDLPRQLQSLVKLVIRDCQKLAASIPKAPALQEMEITNCDKVVLKEIPSNLESFKVKGCEIMQSTFKALEYTGSRLQSLEMSSCSRDIMFSQLKLPSSLRKLIVQDCEKLVIPTEQPNKTIEWISISESCDSLVSFPMSMFPNLSYLFLKGCKALTSLLPSQNCLQFPILYSLSIVNCPAFVCCGYFSAPNLTHLLISGCKSLISLPENMDFLMPSLQTLIIYKCPKIEYFPGGSLPSGLAELQIGYCDKLVANRSDWNLQRAESLEIFSIIGRCENVESFPDDDLLPANIAQLFIDGFVHLKRLNGKGLENLDSLLEFNISMCPQIQSLPEEGLPNTLKSLSIWGCLLLRERCKKDIGEDWPKISHIPSITIDE; this is translated from the coding sequence atggcaGCAGCACTAGTGGGTGGAGCTTTACTATCTGCTGCACTTCAAGTGTTGTTTGATAGATTAGCTTCAAAGAAAATGCTTGACTTCATCAAAGAAAAGAATCTCAGCCGAAATTCGGTGGAAAATTTGGAAATCAAGTTGTTATCTGTGAGTAAAGTTTTGAGTGATGCAGAGAAGAAACAGATTCATGATCCAGAAGTTAAGAAATGGGTCAATAGGCTGAAAGATGTAGCTTTTGATGCTGATGATATCTTGGATGAGATTGCAACTGAAGctgaaaaagcttcaaattcAGGTACGGTTCCAAAAAAATTGTTCCCAATTTCATTTAATTCTTATTATAGAGATCTTGAGAATAGGCTGGAAGAGATACTAAAGAGGCTGGGGTTTATTGTTGCTGAAAAGGATAATCTTGGTTTGGTAGAGGGGAATGTGGACATGGTGTCACAAATTGTTCCAACAACATCATTGGTAGATGAAGTTTTTGGGAGGGAAATGGATAAGAAGGTAATAATGGAATTATTGTTAGAAGAAGATGATTCAAGTGGTAGTAAGATTGGTGTTATTCCAATTGTGGGAATTGGGGGTGTTGGAAAGACCACACTTGCTCAGCTTGTGTACAATGATAATAAGGTGGAGGAGCATTTTGGTCTTAAAGCATGGATCGATGTCTCACAGCAATTCGATGTGTTTCATGTGACGAAGATGATATTGGCCGTGACCGGTTTGTATAATTATGACCTTGATGACTTGAATCTGCTCCAGGTGAAACTGAAGGAGAAGCTATTGAAGAAGAGATTTCTAATTGTGTTAGATGGCGTTTGGAATGCTAAACCTGATGATTGGGAGCTTTTCTGCCGGCCGCTTCAGATTGGTGATCAGGGCAGTAAAATCATAGTAACAACCCGACACGAAACTGTTGCGTTGAAGGTGGGAACCGTCGAGACTTACTTTCTGAAAGAGTTGGGGGATGAAGATTGCTTGAGGGTATTTGCAAAACATGCGCTTCTGTCTCGTAGTGCAAATCAGGATCAAAATATTCATGTTCTTAGTGGCGAAATTGCTAAGAAATGCAGAGGATTACCTTTAGCTGCGAAAGCTCTTGGTGGTCTCTTAAGATCAATTCCTTCTGTTGATGATTGGTACAAGATACTGAAGAGAGAAATATGGCAATTTTCGAATGAAGAACTTGGCATTATTCCAGCTTTGAAATTGAGCTACTATTATCTCCCTTCACATTTGAAAAGGTGCTTTGCTTATTGTTCTATATTTCCTAAGGGATATATATATGATAAGGAGCAAATCATACTGTTGTGGATGGCAGAGAACTTCATTGAAACCCCAAATCAAGGTTTAACAATGGAAGAAGTCGGTGACCAATACTTCAATGAATTGGTCTCTAGATCGTTCTTTCAGAAGTCGAGCTTTCACAAATCGCAGTTCATGATGCATGATCTCATAAATGATCTAGCAAGAGATGTGTTTGGAGAATTTTGTTCTAAGTTGGAAGATAAGTTCTCTCCACCTGTCATGGAAAAGACCAGGCACATATCCTTTCTAAGGGATAACTATGATCTAGACTTGGTAGAGGATCTAAAAATGGCGAAGCGGCTGCGCACCTTCTTATCACTGAATTTGTTATGGCCATTCTTGGCATCTACATCTCAGGAGGTGCCAGTTGATCATCTTACAGTGCTAACGTGTTTGAGAGTGCTGTCTCTGAATGATTGTTATGAGATTAAAAGATTATCAAAATCAATTGGCAATCTGATACATCTTCGCTATTTGGATGTCTCTCGCACTTCAATAACAAAGCTTCCTGAATCTGTCTGCACTTTGTACAACTTGCAGACACTGAAGGCAGCAAAATGTGCTTCCCTTAGGAAATTGCCGAAGAATCTGCGTCGTCTCGTTAATTTGCGATACCTTGATATTCGTGGAACTCCCTTGCAGCAGATGCCAAAGAAGATCAGCAAATTGGTGAATCTTAAAATGTTGAGCACATTTGTTGTAGGCAAAAATAAAGGATCAACAATTCAAGAGTTGAAAGAGATATCAAAACTTCATGGATCGCTCTCTATTAACAAGTTACAAAATGTTGCTGGTTCTGCAGATGCATCGAATGCTAAATTGGTGGATAAGGAATTTCTTGAAGAGCTGAAACTGAATTGGGATGGTACAACTGGTCTCAAAGATTCACAGGAAGAAATCAATCTGCTAAATAATCTAAGGCCCCATGAAAACCTGAAGAAACTCTCTCTCCATTATTATCGCGGAACAAGATTCCCAAATTGGTTGGGAAATCATTCTTTTCATAGCTTGACATCTATGTCTCTAAATTGTTGTAGGTACTGTAATTCTTTGCCACCTCTTGGCCAACTTCCTTCCCTTAAGGTTCTTGAAATCTTGCAGTTTGATGAGCTGGTGACAATTGGCAATGAGTTCTATGGATCCTCTGCATTGAAGCCATTTCCATCTTTGGAGATACTGAAATTCATTTGTCTACCGGCATGGACAAAATGGCATTCTCTTCGAGACAAATCTTTCCCTTGCCTATATGAGCTACACATAGAAAATTGTCCATCATTGAGCGATGATTTGCCTCGCCAGCTACAGAGTTTGGTGAAACTGGTCATCAGAGACTGCCAAAAGCTTGCTGCTTCAATCCCCAAGGCTCCAGCTTTGCAGGAAATGGAGATAACTAATTGTGACAAGGTAGTTCTAAAGGAAATACCAAGCAATCTAGAATCATTCAAAGTGAAAGGCTGTGAGATCATGCAATCTACATTTAAAGCGTTAGAGTACACAGGATCTCGCCTTCAAAGCTTGGAAATGTCTAGCTGTTCACGCGACATAATGTTTTCGCAATTGAAACTGCCAAGTTCACTAAGGAAACTTATTGTCCAAGACTGTGAGAAACTTGTGATTCCAACTGAGCAACCCAACAAAACAATTGAATGGATATCAATATCAGAAAGTTGTGATTCATTAGTATCCTTCCCAATGTCCATGTTTCCCAATCTCAGTTACCTTTTTCTTAAGGGCTGCAAAGCTCTAACATCCTTGTTGCCGTCTCAAAACTGTCTCCAATTCCCAATTCTTTACTCACTGAGTATAGTAAACTGTCCTGCTTTTGTATGTTGTGGTTATTTTTCAGCTCCCAACCTGACTCACCTTTTGATTTCTGGTTGCAAGAGCTTGATCTCATTGCCAGAGAACATGGACTTTCTCATGCCATCTTTACAAACACTTATAATATACAAATGTCCCAAAATTGAGTACTTTCCTGGAGGCAGTCTACCATCTGGTCTAGCTGAACTCCAAATAGGATACTGCGACAAACTTGTTGCGAACCGGTCTGACTGGAACTTGCAAAGGGCGGAGTCTCTGGAAATTTTTAGCATAATTGGAAGATGTGAGAATGTGGAAAGTTTCCCTGATGATGATCTTTTACCTGCCAATATAGCACAGTTGTTCATTGATGGATTTGTGCATCTCAAAAGATTGAACGGCAAAGGGCTTGAAAATCTTGATTCTCTGTTAGAATTTAACATTAGCATGTGCCCTCAGATTCAGTCATTGCCAGAAGAAGGGTTGCCTAATACACTAAAATCTCTCAGCATTTGGGGTTGCCTTTTGCTAAGGGAACGTTGCAAGAAGGACATAGGGGAAGATTGGCCTAAGATTTCTCACATACCCTCTATAACAATTGATGAATAA